One segment of Haliotis asinina isolate JCU_RB_2024 chromosome 12, JCU_Hal_asi_v2, whole genome shotgun sequence DNA contains the following:
- the LOC137258538 gene encoding uncharacterized protein has protein sequence MTSHPAVYDDDYHESVSVQAPREWASASGKAQPSSLGPLPWRYTRAHTVHSGSSAWGFREPYLLRREKDGDVTSTRTTSCLQVVIVIGIITLLSIIALAFIATVGLNNQASVT, from the exons ATGACGTCACATCCGGCTGTGTACGACGACGACTATCATGAGTCCGTGTCTGTTCAAGCTCCTCGAGAATGGGCCTCAG CTTCCGGTAAAGCACAACCTTCCTCCTTGGGGCCGCTCCCATGGCGATATACCCGAGCGCACACAGTACACTCTGGTAGCAGTGCATGGGGCTTTAGG GAACCCTACCTGCTGAGACGAGAAAAGGACGGCGATGTGACGTCAACACGCACTACCAGCTGTCTCCaagtcgtcatcgtcatcggcATCATCACGCTCCTCTCTATCATCGCCCTGGCCTTCATTGCAACGGTCGGCCTCAATAACCAAGCGTCTGTCACGTGA
- the LOC137258969 gene encoding uncharacterized protein, which yields MHRMYEHCRPGIRGEAVDVRAMMRACRMGEQPPSGLWKFSGVVLEIAFFKDEKMAGGGTDSVGDYYISGTWGGAGVKFVIHYTGKYDVTYNGKYADSKITGTCVKSNGGSESPFELMFCGKDAKVTPKSGQWSGHLCPAGETKVFSIDFEFGDPPYKSITGRGKDENGSFRIKGRLEGRGLRLIRHNVVYYGLMNESGTEVVGMFLDSGGCWVEGRFVLKIGGGSVVPSGVASDQPTSGVWFWFLSGRPEYRCYLQLMFVTGKVSGNGRDETGYFTLTGTWSGTTITFTKSTTSVTYTGTINPGANVISGQNPDGGTFDIAFFMEFELPEFPYQFPNKDVTNGQQCAIKLFQEIQIWLSRRRTLIQEFRIIIQKIEQAQSGSLSAQFPGDIVDVNELIIVAISLLALLSGGGAASALLLRFSRKTDMVSFTSDAFKGASKILEAYKSAADAETLKDLVEEDVISSRIIYYLIDTLWDICGVLKTLCKVDISVKRIAKGFLFQAATGIDIISFAFPDEYAAPLLAAPEFDHGKLGEIESALLECIGKITEMNKDATGRVGGSVGVAIQLKDIQEALEDLDDASPSVFRKCLDRCIVLLEKKMDIYVSLQQKTEKYFEERETISSKLSVETVITVEFINEVISVLKDFNPQWCQAVEEKDLQEVFALTMTKVFPAIRQKTNVMMSSYRPGSSDAPVDILDLVIVGEAAVGLPAFKRDLLFPVPTLQDVVLYQPYGCTINQSTILGIASGSMRPDCRQTSSSVDLPQSWNSLLSGQNELIPSIYLDQCVIDEVTFIELKDLLQQFPEDVQRSRIIIPFFSSSEADSLPAVPLWLLTSACSVAGMVCGVNVRVHLATSLNAPDPTPDLETLCQSQYSFAQTAMTCDIAQLHLEGVSTNWLNRFMQSETLSSFFSSSTTRTSNMSFEGGVVRITTTTTTTYQG from the exons ATGCATCGTATGTATGAGCACTGTCGCCCGGGGATACGTGGAGAGGCGGTGGATGTGAGGG CAATGATGCGGGCATGTAGAATGGGAGAACAGCCACCGTCCGGGCTTTGGAAGTTTTCTGGTGTTGTCTTGGAGATTGCCTTCTTCAAGGACGAGAAGATGGCGGGAGGTGGCACCGACAGCGTGGGAGACTACTACATCTCCGGGACGTGGGGAGGTGCCGGTGTTAAGTTCGTCATCCACTACACAGGCAAATACGACGTCACCTACAACGGGAAATATGCTGACAGCAAGATCACAGGTACATGTGTGAAGAGTAACGGCGGTTCCGAATCTCCCTTTGAGTTGATGTTTTGTGGGAAAGATGCAAAGGTCACCCCGAAGTCTGGTCAGTGGTCAGGACACCTCTGCCCAGCTGGAGAAACTAAGGTGTTCAGTATAGACTTTGAATTTGGAGATCCTCCGTACAAGTCGATAACTGGACGTGGTAAAGATGAAAATGGGAGCTTCAGAATCAAAGGACGCCTTGAAGGACGAGGACTCCGTCTGATACGTCACAACGTCGTCTACTACGGCCTAATGAACGAATCGGGAACGGAGGTTGTTGGGATGTTCCTGGATTCAGGTGGATGTTGGGTTGAAGGGAGATTTGTCCTAAAGATTGGTGGAGGCAGTGTCGTTCCTTCAGGAGTTGCTTCTGATCAACCAACTAGTGGAGTCTGGTTCTGGTTCCTGAGTGGCCGCCCTGAGTATCGCTGCTACCTTCAGCTGATGTTTGTGACTGGGAAGGTGTCTGGCAATGGCAGAGACGAGACTGGATACTTCACCTTGACAGGAACCTGGAGTGGAACCACTATCACCTTCACGAAGAGCACGACCTCGGTGACATACACCGGCACCATCAATCCAGgagccaacgtcatcagtggcCAAAACCCAGATGGTGGAACATTCGACATTGCCTTCTTCATGGAGTTTGAACTCCCAGAATTTCCGTACCAGTTTCCAAACAAAGATGTTACCAATGGACAGCAATGCGCCATTAAGCTGTTCCAAGAGATACAGATCTGGTTGTCAAGGAGACGCACACTTATCCAAGAGTTCCGCATCATTATCCAAAAGATTGAGCAGGCGCAATCTGGCAGCCTTTCTGCGCAGTTTCCAGGAGATATTGTGGACGTCAATGAGCTGATAATCGTCGCGATTAGTCTATTGGCTTTGCTAAGTGGCGGTGGAGCTGCATCTGCTCTATTGCTGAGATTTAGCCGAAAGACTGACATGGTATCCTTCACAAGCGATGCATTTAAAGGCGCATCAAAGATCCTGGAAGCATACAAGTCAGCTGCGGATGCCGAGACTTTGAAGGACTTGGTCGAGGAGGATGTCATCTCTTCCAGAATTATTTACTATCTTATCGACACTCTTTGGGATATCTGTGGAGTACTGAAAACCCTATGCAAGGTTGACATATCAGTGAAGAGGATTGCCAAAGGTTTCCTGTTCCAAGCAGCCACGGGAATTGACATCATCAGCTTTGCCTTTCCTGATGAATATGCAGCTCCACTGTTGGCAGCTCCTGAGTTTGATCATGGAAAGTTAGGTGAAATAGAATCAGCTTTGCTTGAATGTATTGGGAAAATCACCGAGATGAACAAAGACGCCACGGGCAGGGTTGGAGGATCAGTTGGAGTTGCAATCCAGTTAAAAGACATACAAGAAGCCCTGGAGGACCTGGACGATGCATCACCTTCTGTCTTCAGGAAATGCTTGGATAGATGCATCGTTCTTCTGGAAAAGAAAATGGACATATACGTCTCTCTGCAACAGAAGACCGAGAAATATTTTGAGGAGCGTGAGACTATCAGCTCTAAACTGTCTGTGGAGACGGTGATAACTGTAGAGTTTATTAATGAAGTTATATCTGTCCTGAAAGACTTTAACCCACAGTGGTGTCAAGCTGTGGAAGAAAAGGACCTTCAAGAAGTTTTTGCTTTAACCATGACCAAAGTCTTCCCCGCAATCAGACAAAAGACGAATGTCATGATGAGTTCCTATCGGCCTGGTAGTTCCGACGCGCCAGTTGACATACTCGACCTTGTTATTGTCGGTGAAGCTGCTGTAGGTCTACCTGCTTTCAAGAGAGATCTGTTGTTCCCTGTTCCAACTCTAcaggatgttgtgctgtaccaACCATACGGCTGTACCATTAATCAGTCGACGATCCTCGGCATTGCGTCTGGCTCTATGAGACCAGATTGCCGACAGACATCATCCAGCGTTGACCTACCGCAATCGTGGAACTCCCTACTTTCTGGACAAAATGAATTGATTCCATCAATCTATCTTGACCAGTGTGTTATTGATGAAGTCACATTCATTGAGCTTAAGGATCTTCTTCAGCAGTTCCCAGAGGATGTCCAGAGAAGCCGTATCATCATCCCCTTCTTCAGCTCCTCGGAAGCGGACTCTTTGCCCGCAGTTCCTCTCTGGCTGCTGACCTCGGCCTGCTCTGTGGCTGGTATGGTCTGCGGAGTCAACGTCCGCGTTCACCTCGCCACCAGCCTCAACGCCCCGGACCCCACCCCAGACTTAGAGACGCTGTGTCAAAGCCAGTACAGTTTCGCCCAGACGGCCATGACCTGTGACATCGCTCAGCTCCACCTCGAGGGCGTCAGCACCAACTGGCTGAATCGGTTTATGCAGAGCGAAACTCTCTCAAGCTTCTTCTCAA GCTCTACCACTCGTACAAGCAACATGTCGTTCGAAGGAGGCGTGGTCCGGATAACAACGACCACTACAACGACCTATCAAGGCTAG
- the LOC137258403 gene encoding uncharacterized protein translates to MSKIRDLDKMMDLRDNLKDHVSDSPATGTDGIQLMGDGSLCGDLAEPHVISHGPWEDMDSDMACSLCSDDSNSSWQDQESMCLFTENAQSDHPHGTYFTSTSKDGDFVIGIGETISRSTEYCIWDFKLEETADRDASVKAASDKSQLRQSRIQAVVIVVAFVLSSIVLLCVFILALV, encoded by the exons ATGAGCAAGATTCGTGATCTGGATAAGATGATGGACTTAAGAGATAATCTCAAAGATCATGTGTCTGATTCTCCTGCTACTGGTACAGATGGGATACAGCTCATGGGTGATGGATCCTTGTGTGGTGATCTCGCAGAACCACATGTTATCTCGCATGGTCCGTGGGAAGACATGGACTCGGATATGGCATGTTCTCTGTGTTCTGATGATTCAAACAGTTCATGGCAGGACCAGGAATCCATGTGTCTGTTCACTGAGAATGCACAGAGTGACCATCCTCATGGAACTTATTTTACTTCAACTTCCAAAGACGGAGACTTTGTGATTGGAATCGGAGAGACAATTAGCAGGTCGACGGAATATTGCATTTGGGACTTTAAGTTAGAAGAAACTGCTGATCGAGATGCCAGT GTTAAAGCCGCATCGGATAAGTCACAACTTCGACAAAGTCGCATCCAGGCAGTCGTCATCGTAGTAGCATTTGTCCTCAGCAGCATCGTCCTCCTCTGTGTCTTCATCCTGGCCCTGGTGTGA